In one window of Nocardiopsis aegyptia DNA:
- a CDS encoding ABC transporter substrate-binding protein yields MPRPRPAALAAALLTTCTLAACADGGEPTAEEAAAPRPTTSVPAATQDVDTVTWNVPSGEPPVLDPAHAAIDSVSTITANMCEGLFTFGPDYEPEPALATGVRRPDPLTYVFDLREDAEFWNGDPVTAEDVVHSVERVLDPGLGSPWAGWAARLDGVEATGDHEVTVTMAEPDVLAANFFATPAFQVVQRDFAESAGSDFGTASGGLMCTGPYRFDHWSQGEEITLVRNDDWWNTEDRARVQTLRFTFVTDPYAQAAALSSGDADGQFGVPRAAHAQLAAEGSMLYGESLAPTFLAVLDQDGALADIATRRALRSVIDYEGIVGSVYEGAAQPLRALVPPAAWGYARDEYQQAYDALPAPVQDIDAALEQAGRSTTAEETIVLAYTTAIEEETRIATAIADAAAQASLHVELKPLTAEQFGAVFSSEEAREGIDVFLTTGYLDFPEPLAYYQYFTTGNFYNFSGYSNEEYDAAVAAAMSEEDPAARAQQVVRAQSIMAEDLVTIPVATQYVNVYYGPDLAGLVPRQNHLYTPWAVELGGR; encoded by the coding sequence ATGCCACGTCCACGCCCGGCCGCGCTCGCCGCGGCCCTCCTCACCACCTGCACCCTCGCCGCGTGCGCCGACGGCGGAGAGCCGACCGCAGAGGAGGCGGCCGCCCCGCGACCGACCACCTCCGTGCCCGCCGCCACCCAGGACGTCGACACCGTCACCTGGAACGTCCCCAGCGGCGAACCACCCGTCCTGGACCCGGCGCACGCCGCTATCGACTCGGTCAGCACGATCACCGCCAACATGTGCGAGGGCCTGTTCACCTTCGGGCCCGACTACGAACCCGAACCCGCGCTGGCCACCGGCGTCCGCCGGCCCGACCCGCTCACCTACGTCTTCGACCTGCGCGAGGACGCCGAGTTCTGGAACGGGGACCCGGTCACCGCCGAGGACGTCGTCCACAGCGTCGAGCGCGTCCTGGACCCCGGGCTCGGCTCGCCCTGGGCCGGCTGGGCCGCCCGGCTGGACGGCGTCGAGGCCACCGGCGACCACGAGGTCACCGTCACCATGGCCGAGCCGGACGTGCTCGCCGCGAACTTCTTCGCCACGCCCGCCTTCCAGGTCGTGCAGCGGGACTTCGCCGAGTCGGCCGGATCCGACTTCGGCACCGCGTCCGGCGGCCTGATGTGCACCGGCCCCTACCGGTTCGACCACTGGTCGCAGGGCGAGGAGATCACCCTGGTCCGTAACGACGACTGGTGGAACACCGAGGACCGGGCCCGCGTGCAGACCCTGCGCTTCACGTTCGTCACCGACCCCTACGCCCAGGCCGCCGCCCTGTCCAGCGGCGACGCGGACGGCCAGTTCGGCGTTCCGCGCGCGGCCCACGCACAGCTCGCCGCCGAGGGCAGCATGCTCTACGGCGAGAGCCTGGCGCCCACGTTCCTGGCCGTCCTCGACCAGGACGGCGCCCTCGCCGACATCGCCACCCGGCGGGCCCTGCGGTCGGTGATCGACTACGAGGGCATCGTCGGCTCCGTCTACGAGGGGGCCGCGCAGCCGCTGCGGGCGCTGGTGCCGCCGGCGGCGTGGGGCTACGCCCGGGACGAGTACCAGCAGGCCTACGACGCCCTTCCCGCACCCGTCCAGGACATCGACGCGGCACTGGAGCAGGCCGGACGCTCCACCACGGCCGAGGAGACGATCGTGCTGGCCTACACCACGGCGATCGAGGAGGAGACGCGGATCGCCACCGCGATCGCCGACGCGGCCGCCCAGGCGAGCCTGCACGTGGAACTCAAGCCCCTGACCGCCGAGCAGTTCGGTGCCGTCTTCTCCTCCGAGGAGGCGCGCGAGGGCATCGACGTGTTCCTGACCACCGGCTACCTCGACTTCCCCGAGCCGCTGGCGTACTACCAGTACTTCACCACCGGCAACTTCTACAACTTCTCCGGCTACAGCAACGAGGAGTACGACGCCGCCGTCGCCGCCGCGATGTCCGAGGAGGACCCCGCCGCCCGCGCCCAGCAGGTGGTCCGGGCCCAG
- a CDS encoding amidase: MRPSDRTEPWWRLSATELAAAIRGREVSAVEVVRSHLDRVEEANGDLAALAEVRPDEALDQARRADRAVAAGERLGPLHGVPVSTKINTDQRGHATSNGVRAFADRPAERDAACVATLREAGAVLLGRSNAPAFSLRWFSTNDLHGRTLNPWDHDHTPGGSSGGAASALAAGMTALAQGNDIGGSIRFPAACCGVVGVRPTVGRIPDWAPPVHTDTPRGPVEMDLPPTVQAWAVQGPLARTVADARLALDAMSAPDLRHPFGVPAIPARRARDTRPVEVHVVRGIGTAANHPAVDAALTDAAARLSEAGYAVEEVDDAPLLREAARLWSLLLTEDTRSLLPVVERFGDDAIRTALEMHFAVAATVWGEPSLRTYIDGWARRGTLVTRLQELLGSDRLVLTPVCAEPPFEQDADQGGLERAAQMFAAMWPMTSVPVLGFPAVTVPVTIADGLPVGVQLIGGRFEEDLVLDAAEAVESRGDRRHPWS, translated from the coding sequence ATGCGACCATCAGACCGAACGGAACCGTGGTGGCGGCTCAGCGCCACCGAACTCGCCGCGGCCATCCGAGGCCGCGAGGTCTCGGCCGTCGAGGTGGTGCGCTCCCACCTCGACCGCGTCGAGGAGGCCAACGGAGACCTGGCGGCGCTGGCCGAGGTCCGGCCGGACGAGGCCCTCGACCAGGCCCGCCGTGCCGACCGCGCGGTCGCCGCGGGCGAGCGCCTGGGCCCGCTGCACGGCGTCCCGGTCTCCACCAAGATCAACACCGACCAGCGGGGCCACGCCACCAGCAACGGCGTCCGCGCCTTCGCCGACCGGCCCGCGGAGCGGGACGCCGCCTGCGTCGCCACCCTGCGCGAGGCGGGCGCCGTCCTGCTCGGGCGCAGCAACGCCCCCGCCTTCTCCCTGCGCTGGTTCTCCACCAACGACCTGCACGGACGCACGCTCAACCCCTGGGACCACGACCACACGCCCGGTGGGTCCAGCGGGGGCGCGGCCAGCGCGCTGGCCGCCGGCATGACCGCCCTGGCCCAGGGCAACGACATCGGCGGGTCCATCCGCTTCCCGGCGGCCTGCTGCGGGGTCGTCGGGGTGCGGCCCACGGTAGGCCGGATCCCGGACTGGGCTCCGCCCGTCCACACCGACACCCCTCGCGGGCCGGTCGAGATGGACCTGCCGCCCACGGTCCAGGCCTGGGCCGTCCAGGGGCCCCTCGCCCGTACGGTGGCCGACGCCCGCCTGGCCCTGGACGCGATGAGCGCGCCCGACCTGCGCCACCCGTTCGGCGTCCCCGCGATCCCGGCCCGCCGCGCCCGCGACACCCGACCCGTCGAGGTGCACGTCGTCCGGGGCATCGGCACCGCCGCCAACCACCCGGCCGTCGACGCGGCCCTGACCGACGCCGCCGCCCGGCTGTCCGAGGCCGGGTACGCGGTGGAGGAGGTGGACGACGCCCCGCTGCTGCGGGAGGCCGCCCGCCTGTGGTCGCTGCTGCTCACCGAGGACACCCGGTCCCTGCTCCCCGTGGTCGAGCGGTTCGGCGACGACGCGATCCGCACCGCACTGGAGATGCACTTCGCGGTCGCCGCGACGGTGTGGGGCGAGCCGTCCCTGCGGACCTACATCGACGGATGGGCCCGGCGCGGGACCCTCGTCACCCGCCTCCAGGAACTCCTGGGCTCCGACCGGCTCGTGCTCACCCCGGTGTGCGCGGAACCGCCCTTCGAACAGGACGCCGACCAGGGCGGGCTGGAGCGCGCGGCACAGATGTTCGCCGCGATGTGGCCGATGACCAGCGTGCCCGTCCTCGGCTTCCCGGCCGTCACGGTCCCCGTGACCATCGCCGACGGCCTGCCCGTGGGAGTCCAGCTCATCGGCGGACGCTTCGAGGAAGACCTCGTCCTGGACGCGGCCGAGGCCGTCGAGTCCCGCGGCGACCGCCGCCATCCCTGGTCCTGA
- a CDS encoding TetR/AcrR family transcriptional regulator: MPIEVDEARRLDEIAAATIEVARERGVRSVTIRAVAERLGGSTAMITNYLSNRSDLMLNALRRAEGDWTRDLEGELDGVPAEERLGAAARWMCTTERDDEVLRRLRMEIAAAGPSAGSAIEEDRRATSRRHHEELAALAGEAGAGDPALSADILHLLFRGYWLSTLEDPEVWSAERGTRAALAVIDLLRGGSAQASGGG, encoded by the coding sequence ATGCCGATCGAGGTGGACGAGGCCCGGCGTCTCGACGAGATCGCCGCCGCCACCATTGAGGTCGCCCGCGAACGCGGCGTCCGCTCCGTCACCATCCGTGCCGTCGCCGAACGCCTCGGCGGGTCGACGGCCATGATCACCAACTACCTCTCCAACCGCTCCGACCTCATGCTCAACGCCCTGCGCAGGGCGGAGGGCGACTGGACGCGCGACCTGGAGGGCGAACTCGACGGTGTCCCCGCCGAGGAGCGGCTCGGCGCGGCCGCCCGGTGGATGTGCACCACCGAACGCGACGACGAGGTCCTGCGGCGGCTGCGGATGGAGATCGCCGCCGCCGGTCCCAGTGCCGGTTCGGCCATCGAGGAGGACCGGCGCGCCACCTCGCGCCGCCACCACGAGGAGCTGGCCGCGCTCGCCGGCGAGGCGGGCGCGGGGGACCCCGCGCTGAGCGCGGACATCCTCCACCTGCTCTTTCGCGGCTACTGGCTGTCCACGTTGGAGGATCCCGAGGTCTGGTCCGCCGAGCGCGGAACCCGCGCCGCGCTGGCCGTCATCGACCTGCTGCGGGGCGGGTCGGCGCAGGCCTCCGGTGGGGGCTGA
- a CDS encoding DUF3237 domain-containing protein translates to MTFTPALTFAFEIRARVSEPLHVGHGDGERTEFTPITGGTVHGPRLNGTVLAGGGDWSDTRGDVCALEARYLVQADDGAVIDIVNRGYYHEGRPCPDQFDGELKVAESGVYFRTSPVFRTDAPAHRWLAETVFVGLARAEEDHIVIRFHSVD, encoded by the coding sequence ATGACCTTCACACCCGCACTGACCTTCGCCTTCGAGATCCGGGCCCGGGTCTCCGAACCCCTGCACGTCGGCCACGGCGACGGCGAGCGCACCGAGTTCACCCCCATCACCGGCGGCACCGTGCACGGCCCGCGGCTGAACGGCACCGTCCTGGCCGGCGGCGGCGACTGGTCCGACACCCGTGGCGACGTGTGCGCGCTGGAGGCGCGCTACCTGGTGCAGGCCGACGACGGCGCCGTCATCGACATCGTCAACCGGGGCTACTACCACGAGGGCCGCCCGTGCCCGGACCAGTTCGACGGCGAACTGAAGGTCGCCGAGTCGGGCGTCTACTTCCGGACCAGCCCGGTGTTCCGCACCGACGCCCCCGCGCACCGCTGGCTGGCCGAGACGGTCTTCGTCGGCCTGGCCCGGGCCGAGGAGGACCACATCGTCATTCGCTTCCACTCCGTCGACTGA
- a CDS encoding undecaprenyl-diphosphate phosphatase, with the protein MSLIEAVILGLVQGLTEFLPISSSGHLRVISAFFGWPDPGAAFTAVSQLGTELAVMIYFRQRIMKIVSTWTLSLFKRELRGDINARMGWYVIIGSLPIVILGLLLEEQIDSVFRDLRLIALNLIIFGVILGLVDQYSRKHRGMEDLTASRGIVFGLFQSLALIPGVSRSGGTLTGGMLLGFKRKDAAEYAFLLALPAVFGAGLYKLTDVGPNEYAGWGATIVGTIIAGVVGFIVIAWLMKFISTHSFMPFVYYRVALGILVLTLVSFGVLDPEGGAESQVARDDVVIAEENAENEDEARDEDGAAAEEKPSAEPSEEPSADAAPEIDPATGWEIDPEVGLPRNPDTGLYHDPQLGMDVDYDPATGMATNPVTGEQYDPAPAEEPAQ; encoded by the coding sequence GTGTCCCTCATCGAAGCAGTCATCCTCGGCTTGGTCCAGGGGCTGACCGAGTTCCTCCCCATCTCCTCCAGCGGCCACCTACGGGTGATCTCCGCGTTCTTCGGTTGGCCGGACCCGGGCGCGGCCTTCACGGCCGTCAGCCAGCTCGGCACCGAACTCGCCGTGATGATCTACTTCCGGCAGCGGATCATGAAGATCGTCTCCACCTGGACGCTCTCGCTGTTCAAGCGGGAGCTGCGCGGTGACATCAACGCGCGCATGGGCTGGTACGTCATCATCGGCTCCCTGCCCATCGTGATCCTGGGCCTGCTCCTGGAGGAGCAGATCGACAGTGTCTTTCGCGACCTGCGCCTGATCGCCCTGAACCTGATCATCTTCGGCGTGATCCTGGGCCTCGTGGACCAGTACTCGCGCAAGCACCGCGGGATGGAGGACCTCACGGCCTCCCGCGGCATCGTCTTCGGCCTCTTCCAGTCGCTGGCGCTGATCCCGGGCGTCTCGCGCTCGGGCGGTACGCTCACCGGCGGCATGCTGCTCGGCTTCAAGCGCAAGGACGCGGCCGAGTACGCCTTCCTGTTGGCCCTGCCCGCGGTGTTCGGAGCGGGTCTGTACAAGCTCACCGACGTCGGCCCCAACGAGTACGCCGGATGGGGCGCCACCATCGTGGGCACGATCATCGCCGGCGTGGTCGGGTTCATCGTCATCGCCTGGTTGATGAAGTTCATCTCCACGCACAGCTTCATGCCGTTCGTCTACTACCGCGTGGCCCTGGGCATTCTCGTCCTGACGCTGGTCAGCTTCGGTGTCCTCGACCCCGAGGGCGGCGCCGAGTCGCAGGTCGCGCGCGACGACGTGGTCATCGCGGAGGAGAACGCCGAGAACGAGGATGAGGCGCGGGACGAGGACGGGGCCGCGGCCGAGGAGAAGCCGTCCGCCGAGCCCAGCGAGGAGCCGTCCGCCGACGCCGCGCCCGAGATCGACCCGGCGACCGGCTGGGAGATCGACCCGGAGGTGGGTCTGCCCCGCAACCCCGACACCGGGCTCTACCACGACCCGCAGCTGGGCATGGACGTCGACTACGACCCGGCCACCGGCATGGCCACCAACCCGGTGACCGGCGAGCAGTACGACCCCGCGCCGGCCGAGGAACCGGCGCAGTGA
- a CDS encoding PucR family transcriptional regulator yields the protein MEPDLRRVVEVLEPSMERITLDAVDHIWDQVPAYRASADPRLRAELAHHVGQVFHALVTSVKEDRFVRPSDFPSTAEHARSRVRQGVSLSDFLQAFRIGQLTLWEGVSAATRDDPRAREAAMSLVGRVMHLIEVGSSVAAEAYLDAQQHEVAELDRLRRDVFEDLLAGHEIPPGPKRSLLSSAGLDPAVGLVVATALPVAPLPDQHTLPDVAAALRGAFAQRTPGLTVVRQQEVTTLAPADARSAGAVVERLRRALDELGHAGVHLAVGLSAVHADVAAVPEAYTEACTARDGLGGAAGLVPLPLMSTFDYLVLRDDATARRLVRPELRRFVEEDLSRGGALVETVLAYAAHDLRARAMAEAMHLHVNTAYYRLDRIAERTGCDLRAFADLLELVIAIRLLSGGHRVAGAFGGGGGDAATGAG from the coding sequence ATGGAACCAGATCTGCGGCGGGTCGTCGAGGTGCTCGAACCGTCCATGGAACGGATCACCCTCGACGCGGTCGACCACATCTGGGACCAGGTCCCCGCCTACCGCGCCAGCGCCGATCCGCGCCTGCGCGCGGAGCTCGCGCACCATGTCGGTCAGGTGTTCCACGCGCTCGTCACCAGCGTCAAGGAGGACCGCTTCGTCCGGCCCTCCGACTTTCCCTCCACGGCGGAGCACGCGCGCAGCAGGGTCCGGCAGGGCGTGTCGCTGTCGGACTTCCTCCAGGCCTTCCGGATCGGCCAGCTCACCCTGTGGGAGGGCGTCAGCGCGGCCACGCGCGACGACCCTCGCGCGCGGGAGGCGGCGATGTCACTGGTCGGACGGGTCATGCACCTGATCGAGGTGGGCAGCTCCGTGGCGGCCGAGGCCTACCTCGACGCCCAGCAGCACGAGGTGGCCGAACTCGACCGGCTGCGCCGCGACGTGTTCGAGGACCTCCTCGCCGGCCACGAGATCCCTCCCGGCCCCAAACGCTCACTGCTGTCCTCGGCGGGACTGGACCCGGCCGTGGGCCTGGTCGTGGCTACCGCGCTGCCGGTCGCCCCGCTGCCCGACCAGCACACCCTGCCGGATGTCGCCGCCGCCCTGCGCGGCGCCTTCGCTCAGCGCACCCCCGGGCTCACCGTCGTCCGCCAGCAGGAGGTGACCACCCTGGCCCCGGCCGACGCCCGTTCCGCCGGGGCGGTCGTCGAACGGCTGCGCCGCGCACTGGACGAGCTCGGGCACGCCGGTGTCCACCTGGCCGTCGGCCTGAGCGCCGTCCACGCGGACGTGGCCGCCGTGCCGGAGGCCTACACCGAGGCGTGCACGGCCAGGGACGGCCTGGGCGGTGCGGCGGGGCTCGTGCCGCTGCCCCTGATGTCGACCTTCGACTACCTCGTGCTCCGCGACGACGCCACGGCCCGGCGGCTCGTCCGCCCGGAGCTGCGCAGGTTCGTCGAGGAGGACCTGTCCCGCGGCGGGGCCCTGGTGGAGACGGTGCTCGCCTACGCCGCCCACGATCTGCGGGCCAGGGCCATGGCCGAGGCGATGCACCTGCACGTCAACACGGCCTACTACCGGCTCGACCGGATCGCGGAGCGGACCGGCTGTGACCTGCGCGCCTTCGCCGACCTGCTGGAACTGGTGATCGCCATCCGGCTGCTGAGCGGCGGCCACCGGGTCGCGGGGGCCTTCGGCGGCGGGGGAGGGGACGCGGCCACCGGGGCAGGGTGA
- a CDS encoding alpha/beta fold hydrolase: MFSFTSGDGLTVHVHAWVPDGPLRGLVQISHGMGEHALRYAPLAADLNARGYAVYANDHRGHGATMHAGPGVLGEDGWNLLVADVAALSRLLRERHPGLPLVLLGHSLGSFAAQQYLLDHPGLADGVALSGTTAVDLLLVDLARQGTDPLTALNAPFQPARTPADWLSRDEAQVDAYLADPLCGFALDAEGMDGLTAAAMGRLANPFGVPRDTPVYVLVGDRDPLNQGLAFSDQLVERYREAGVADLVYRVYNGARHELFNETGRDRDLVVADLLDWIHQVTVRHLDPYGAR, from the coding sequence ATGTTCAGCTTCACCAGCGGCGACGGCCTGACGGTCCACGTGCACGCGTGGGTCCCGGACGGCCCCCTGCGCGGTCTCGTCCAGATCTCCCACGGCATGGGCGAGCACGCCCTGCGCTACGCACCGCTCGCGGCGGACCTCAACGCGCGCGGGTACGCCGTGTACGCCAACGACCATCGGGGCCACGGCGCGACCATGCACGCGGGCCCCGGTGTCCTGGGTGAGGACGGCTGGAACCTGCTGGTCGCCGACGTCGCCGCGCTCTCGCGCCTGCTGCGCGAGCGCCACCCCGGCCTGCCCCTGGTCCTCCTCGGCCACAGCCTGGGCTCGTTCGCCGCCCAGCAGTACCTCCTCGACCACCCCGGCCTGGCCGACGGCGTGGCGCTGAGCGGCACCACCGCCGTCGACCTGCTCCTGGTGGACCTGGCCCGGCAGGGCACCGACCCGCTGACCGCCCTGAACGCCCCCTTCCAGCCGGCGCGGACCCCGGCGGACTGGCTCAGCCGCGACGAGGCCCAGGTGGACGCCTACCTGGCCGACCCGCTCTGCGGCTTCGCCCTGGACGCCGAGGGCATGGACGGGCTCACCGCGGCCGCGATGGGCCGGCTGGCCAACCCCTTCGGCGTTCCCCGGGACACCCCCGTCTACGTGCTCGTCGGCGACCGCGATCCCCTCAACCAGGGGCTGGCGTTCAGTGACCAGCTCGTCGAGCGCTACCGCGAGGCCGGTGTCGCCGACCTGGTCTACCGCGTCTACAACGGCGCGCGCCACGAGCTGTTCAACGAGACCGGCCGCGACCGCGACCTCGTCGTCGCCGACCTGCTGGACTGGATCCACCAGGTCACCGTGCGGCACCTCGACCCGTACGGCGCCCGGTAG
- a CDS encoding ARPP-2 domain-containing protein: MSGLPRPDLDLDGLTAGPDARWGGVRLVPLLRDAPVPGLRLHGYVDGEGRSVTARPHGSRAVTYVPHSYTAPWAGDGGSAYGTQLVPAEPDGDGPRREAVGLRRPGRGRPGRAGFPPLHQAVEGYLCLRFGEPTFTWTAWDRSTVRQGSGPGSAAFVPGGDVGGLAEALRVFEIHRDQCGVAVYVADTLASVHVYPHPEDYRALHHGLLLDLFAETLYTYGLMYPDAPVHYDPIDPDSVHGVNDLRRAVAASRASTSRVHAGLLSGALTGDREFRSVQEWQGFTVRRFFPSFSRQGENHVGEIVTDPAGRTALLQTFRLSPAQVRRGHLLRTLEENEWSVREAATDLHTSEPDLLARLRRAGLGALLAPGLLARHRRARL, encoded by the coding sequence GTGAGCGGTCTCCCGCGGCCCGACCTGGACCTGGACGGCCTCACGGCCGGCCCCGACGCCCGTTGGGGCGGCGTGCGGCTGGTGCCCCTGCTGCGCGACGCGCCGGTGCCGGGGCTGCGCCTGCACGGCTACGTGGACGGGGAGGGCCGCTCCGTCACCGCACGGCCGCACGGGTCCCGGGCCGTCACCTACGTTCCGCACTCGTACACGGCCCCGTGGGCCGGGGACGGCGGTTCGGCGTACGGCACACAGCTGGTGCCGGCCGAGCCGGACGGCGACGGTCCCCGCCGCGAGGCCGTGGGCCTCCGGCGGCCCGGGCGAGGTCGGCCGGGCCGGGCGGGCTTCCCACCGCTGCACCAGGCCGTGGAGGGCTACCTGTGCCTGCGGTTCGGCGAACCCACGTTCACCTGGACCGCGTGGGACCGGTCGACCGTCCGCCAGGGTTCCGGACCGGGGTCGGCGGCGTTCGTGCCCGGCGGGGACGTCGGCGGCCTGGCCGAAGCGCTGCGGGTGTTCGAGATCCACCGCGACCAGTGCGGGGTGGCGGTCTACGTCGCGGACACTCTGGCCTCCGTGCACGTGTATCCCCATCCGGAGGACTACCGGGCCCTGCACCACGGCCTGCTGCTGGACCTGTTCGCCGAGACGCTGTACACGTACGGCCTGATGTACCCGGACGCGCCGGTGCACTACGACCCGATCGATCCGGACTCCGTGCACGGGGTAAACGACCTGCGCCGCGCGGTGGCGGCGAGCCGCGCCTCGACGTCGCGGGTCCACGCCGGCCTGCTGAGCGGCGCGCTGACCGGTGACCGCGAGTTCAGGAGCGTCCAGGAGTGGCAGGGCTTCACGGTCCGCCGGTTCTTCCCGTCGTTCTCCCGGCAGGGCGAGAACCACGTCGGCGAGATCGTCACCGACCCGGCGGGGCGGACCGCGCTGCTCCAGACCTTCCGGCTCTCCCCCGCGCAGGTGCGGCGGGGCCACCTGCTGCGGACACTGGAGGAGAACGAGTGGTCCGTGCGGGAGGCGGCGACCGACCTGCACACGTCCGAACCGGACCTGCTCGCCCGCCTGCGGCGCGCTGGCCTGGGTGCGCTGCTCGCGCCCGGGCTGCTCGCCCGCCACCGCCGCGCCCGGCTCTGA
- the ku gene encoding non-homologous end joining protein Ku, with amino-acid sequence MVSTVWRGTLSVGLLSLGVSLYSARERHGPTMHQFVRGTDHRVRYRKVDEETGKDVGSRDIVKGAKVDSDEYVILEPDDLAGLAPGKSRTMEITGFVPADSVEPVWYSNAYFLSPQDQSAAKPYRLLCAALERTGRVALATMVMRDREHLVLVGPQQGVLTANTLFWPDEIRAPSDVMPPVAEAEVSERDLGLAEQLVEAMAEDWDPDQHEDVYQKRLQELIEAKSAGRKVRYAEERPAQEGTVVELTDALRKTLKERKGGRARAPEPRRSEESAKGGTAKGGAAKGSRRKKKTEPPAADLEGMTKKELLRRAQELDVPGRSKMSREDLESAVRERISA; translated from the coding sequence ATGGTCAGTACGGTGTGGCGCGGCACCCTCTCGGTGGGGCTGCTGTCGCTCGGGGTCAGTCTGTACAGCGCGCGGGAGCGGCACGGACCGACGATGCACCAGTTCGTCCGGGGCACGGACCACCGGGTCCGCTACCGGAAGGTCGACGAGGAGACCGGCAAGGACGTCGGTTCCCGCGACATCGTCAAGGGCGCCAAGGTCGACAGCGACGAGTACGTGATCCTGGAGCCCGACGACCTCGCGGGCCTCGCCCCCGGCAAGTCCCGGACGATGGAGATCACGGGGTTCGTCCCGGCCGACTCCGTGGAACCGGTCTGGTACTCCAACGCCTACTTCCTGTCCCCGCAGGACCAGTCCGCGGCCAAGCCCTACCGGCTGCTGTGCGCGGCCCTGGAGCGCACCGGCCGGGTCGCCCTGGCGACCATGGTCATGCGCGACCGCGAACACCTGGTGCTGGTCGGCCCCCAACAGGGGGTGCTGACCGCCAACACCCTGTTCTGGCCGGACGAGATCCGAGCCCCCTCGGACGTGATGCCGCCCGTCGCCGAGGCCGAGGTCTCCGAGCGCGACCTCGGTCTGGCCGAGCAGCTGGTGGAGGCGATGGCCGAGGACTGGGACCCCGACCAGCACGAGGACGTCTACCAGAAGCGTCTCCAGGAGCTGATCGAGGCCAAGAGCGCCGGCCGCAAGGTGCGCTACGCCGAGGAGCGCCCCGCCCAGGAGGGCACGGTCGTCGAACTCACCGACGCCCTGCGCAAGACGCTCAAGGAGCGCAAGGGCGGACGCGCCCGGGCGCCCGAACCGCGCCGGTCCGAGGAGTCGGCCAAGGGCGGTACGGCCAAGGGCGGGGCCGCCAAGGGGTCGCGCCGGAAGAAGAAGACCGAACCCCCCGCGGCGGACCTGGAGGGCATGACCAAGAAGGAGCTGCTGCGCCGGGCCCAGGAGCTGGACGTGCCGGGGCGGTCGAAGATGTCCCGGGAGGACCTGGAGTCGGCCGTGCGGGAGCGGATCTCAGCCTGA
- a CDS encoding ATP-dependent DNA ligase: MDPQPMLARATAELPTGPGLVYEPKWDGFRTRAGTAPTRIISRSDEVTDRRWPELVAALETLPGGLLMDGEIVCWLEGGLSFDALLRRNNAGARRARELARAEPVHFVAFDLLRVDGRDIRNRPLAYRRRRLERLFAEGHDPHLDLTWQTDDPETAREWYEGLSAVGIEGIVAKSADGVYESGRRGWRKYKHTVTTEAVVVGAVGSVERPEALVLGRRDPDTGELRVVGRTRDLTPAQRAETAPLLTPSGEWVASAPSRWRGGETPPHAGVVPETVVEIVPDTGTASGKWRHVVRFVRPRPDLGVAEVPEGLDVERRTPSG, translated from the coding sequence GTGGACCCACAGCCGATGCTCGCACGCGCCACGGCCGAGCTGCCGACGGGTCCGGGCCTGGTGTACGAGCCCAAGTGGGACGGATTCCGGACCCGCGCCGGCACCGCGCCGACCCGGATCATCTCGCGCTCGGACGAGGTGACCGACCGGCGCTGGCCGGAACTGGTGGCCGCGCTGGAGACCCTGCCGGGCGGCCTGCTCATGGACGGCGAGATCGTGTGCTGGCTGGAGGGCGGACTCAGCTTCGACGCCCTGCTGCGGCGCAACAACGCCGGTGCGCGTCGGGCCAGGGAACTGGCCCGCGCCGAGCCCGTCCACTTCGTCGCCTTCGACCTGCTGCGCGTGGACGGCCGGGACATCCGGAACCGGCCGCTGGCCTACCGGCGCCGGCGCCTGGAGCGGCTCTTCGCCGAGGGGCACGACCCGCACCTGGACCTGACCTGGCAGACCGACGACCCCGAGACCGCCCGGGAGTGGTACGAGGGGCTGAGCGCGGTCGGGATCGAGGGGATCGTCGCCAAGTCCGCCGACGGCGTCTACGAGTCCGGCCGCCGGGGGTGGCGCAAGTACAAGCACACGGTGACCACGGAGGCGGTCGTCGTGGGGGCCGTGGGCTCGGTGGAGCGGCCCGAGGCACTGGTCCTCGGCCGACGCGACCCCGACACCGGGGAGCTGCGGGTGGTCGGCCGCACGCGCGACCTCACCCCGGCGCAGCGGGCGGAGACGGCTCCGCTGCTGACGCCGTCGGGCGAGTGGGTGGCGTCCGCGCCCTCCCGGTGGCGCGGCGGCGAGACACCGCCGCACGCGGGCGTGGTCCCCGAGACCGTGGTCGAGATCGTGCCCGACACCGGGACGGCCTCGGGGAAGTGGCGGCACGTGGTGCGGTTCGTGCGGCCCCGGCCGGACCTTGGGGTGGCGGAGGTCCCCGAGGGGCTCGACGTCGAGCGCCGGACCCCCTCAGGCTGA